One Micromonospora sp. WMMD812 genomic window carries:
- a CDS encoding glycosyltransferase, with protein MKISVITPVHTPSIPYLADAYESLRSQELPDGWTWEWLVQEDGRTGKVATALPADPRIHVATGKPGGPGVARNMAMARSDGDLLRVLDADDQLTPGALAREIDAVTGRADVGWTTSSVLDLLPDGSTIGWQHADPPGGKLQRTDVLTYFQQHNYGLPVHPATLCIRRELALALGGWMALPGGEDTGLLLAASVVADGFFIAEPGLLYRKHPDQITAQAGWTATEEWQLRMKLIEARAVALRDLAIGTPV; from the coding sequence GTGAAAATCTCCGTCATCACCCCGGTTCACACGCCGAGCATCCCCTACCTAGCCGACGCCTATGAATCCTTGCGCTCCCAGGAGCTGCCAGACGGCTGGACGTGGGAGTGGCTAGTCCAGGAGGACGGGCGCACCGGCAAGGTTGCGACTGCCCTCCCAGCTGACCCCCGCATCCACGTTGCAACCGGCAAGCCGGGCGGTCCTGGCGTCGCCCGCAACATGGCCATGGCCCGTAGCGACGGCGATCTACTGCGCGTTCTTGACGCCGACGACCAGCTGACCCCTGGTGCGCTGGCACGCGAGATCGATGCCGTAACGGGTCGGGCTGATGTTGGTTGGACGACATCGAGCGTCCTCGACCTGCTGCCCGATGGATCAACGATTGGGTGGCAGCACGCGGATCCGCCCGGGGGCAAGCTGCAACGGACCGATGTCCTGACCTATTTTCAGCAGCACAACTACGGACTTCCGGTGCACCCGGCAACCCTGTGCATCCGGCGAGAGCTGGCACTTGCCCTGGGCGGATGGATGGCCTTGCCGGGCGGAGAAGATACCGGACTGCTGCTCGCTGCCTCAGTGGTTGCCGACGGATTCTTCATCGCCGAGCCTGGCTTGCTGTACCGGAAGCACCCCGACCAGATCACCGCGCAAGCCGGCTGGACGGCCACCGAGGAGTGGCAACTTCGCATGAAGCTGATCGAAGCTAGAGCGGTGGCACTCCGAGACCTAGCCATCGGAACGCCCGTCTGA